The following is a genomic window from Prunus persica cultivar Lovell chromosome G7, Prunus_persica_NCBIv2, whole genome shotgun sequence.
CTTTGCTTAGTTGTTTTATGTTCAACTTGTGAAAACGACCATGCCCAATAATGTAGTGTACTTGAGTTAGTGCTCCTAGATTAGTATCAATCATTGTTTAATTGGCGTGGCCATGTGGTTTTGGttgtattatatatgtaattatgTAAGGAAGCCAGTAGGTAAGTAAGTATCAAACcataatatatatgaatgaaTGAGAATCTTGTTGGCAATTGGATTAGATTAGTTAtcctttcgtttttttttcctattatattacaaaatataaCGTCGTTATTAACGTCATTTCAACTTGAGATCTTATCTAGTTCCTAACTCTCAAACTATTCTTCATGCAAcactaatttattatttaattattgatATTAAATGCGTATATAAATACAATCTTACATTAAACAGTTAAAATGAACAGGCGATTGATCGTAGCATTCTTCCAGAtaaattttagttattttttttcagataAGGGAAGTAGAAGGGTGTGTAGGTTCCATTCCATCACACATGaggaagaaacaaaacaacaatgtTGAATAGTGTGTCCACATGATATactcctcttctttctttcttcttcttttttttttttttttttttttttgtctggggaaatttagaaattatattatttacaaTGCGGAAGCTTGATAGAGAGTGGGTCCAGTTTGAATGAATTGTAGCGCAGCAGGAGGAGTAAATGAGCAGGTTTGGGAAGCTGGGTAGGTTTGGAACCAATCTGGCAGATCTCCCGAGCCTCACAGTCTCACAGAACATGTTTCTCCACGTCATTGGCAGGATTATAGATATGACTCTATCTAGACCATATTCACCGCTAAAAAATTTTTATGACGAGTGATTAAGAAAGATATTTTTCAAACGCGTGAGAAGATACTAGTTTATGcatacaaacaaaataattctTACAATTAAAATGTTCAAAGTCGtaggtttttctttcattctttcattctttcttttttttctttttttttagaatgttttttattgaaaaggatgatagcatattaaacttaTACATATTACACGAATGCTAGGATTCAAACCCAAAACCTTACTTGAGCGAGTAAATActtcaaaccactacactaataGGTCATTTGcaggtttttctttcttagaaaaaataaagagataaaAATTGATGTCATAAGCCGTGATTCAACTTTTCTTTGGGTACATAATTAAAGGAAAATTCAGCCCTTTCTGCTGACctttaagatttttttattttcatttaaaggTATTAAGTGCAGTAATGCACCAAGTTGATGGAATATGACATATCAAACGTCTCTTCCTTTAGTGCCACTGCCCTTGAATTGAACCCAAAGAGAGGCGTGAAGGTGAAAAGTAATCTTTGTtgactttaattttcttaaaataatgccattacaaacctgaattttattcttattttttgttttttattaagtgaaaacaaaaaattacaagCAAAAATCACGAGAGCACACATGTCCACACATGTCCAAAcagatcaaaataaaaatgaaaagaacagCTTAAGAGGAGCCCCTCTCCCACAATTTGGAGGGATCAAGCCCATGGCCCGAGGATCCcacaaaaataagaatgaaGATATTGTATTGATTTAAAAACACTTCTTTGGTTGGAAGGAAATTAATTTGAGTTGTAAAATCAAGGATCCCACAAAAATTATTGATTTGGTTTCATACACCAACCTCTTTcaagccaaaaagaaagagttcGGTTTTGTCTGGTAAACAAACACACTTGATTAAGAGTGTTTCGGTTTAGGGTAATCGCAATTACACTTAATTGATGTTGCTCTAGATGGTTTAGACAAAGTAAATTCTTAAATTCGAACCATTTAATCATTAATGGATAGACCAATCTATTAGAGATAAATCTCTTGCATGAATTACACGTGCTTAACGATTTAGATTTTCATTTTACATGTACTTAAAAGAAGACAAGAAGCGAGTTTTATTCAAGAAGCGAGTTTTACTAATTGAACATAACTCAACAACAATAGCTTTACACGAAATTTTACTATCCGTTtggatgaagaaaaataactcGAGATTTAGCTAAAAATCGGGAATTGAAGGTGAAATTGATATTTCCATTGGTTTGGCAACTTAAGCATGGAATTTACTAAATGATGCGCGGAAAATAATCGTGGAAATGAGGGATCAAGATTTTGGAATCTAATTTCCACTAatagaggagtcatttcgcaATTTCTATTGAgcataaatttgtttttcactGTAAGTTatgtcatttacaaaattcgacatccataaattcaaacacttaaattattaattgtcATAAATTTAAACGATGAAGATATAAATTTCGTCATTTAAgaatttcatgcaattttcaattttttcatccAAACAAAGGATGAGAAATTATGTATTATTAGTGGAAAGATATGATTTCCTGTAATGGATAGTTGAGGGAAACTTAATGCAAGACTGCGACAAGTGTATATTATTGTTATGTCTATTTCTATCTTCACGTGATGAGAGTGATACATATAAGAGTGTTATTTTAAAGTTACACGAAACTAGCAGAGATGTGGTTCGTAATATAGTCAAAGTGGCGAATAACTTTATCCGGGGCAGTAATCGCAGATTGCATCATCAATCACCACCAACGTGGCTAATAAATAGACCAATGGACAACCCATAATTGGGGGTATGAGGAAACACACAAGCAAATCCCAActgaataataaataaataaaaataggaaataacaGGTAGATATGGATTTTATACTATTATACGACAACAATATATTAAGAGGGCTAAAATATTTGGACACACTGAGAAGGGGGGTCCGAGCGTGACTGTCAAATCTacatattctttctttctctctctaattttttttcagaatTCAGAGGTGTTGTGGTCTGTTCTCCTCTCCTCTATTTCTGTTCTCTTCTGTTCCGGAGATTCGATTCAATCGCCGATCTTTTGCAGCGTTTTTCGGATTCCGTCGTCTTCCTCTTTCATTCAATCTCTGTCTTAGCGCAGAATATAATGTTCCAGATTTTCAAGGTAcgaatatattaattatttaattatatgtaTTTGGAGAAACAGGgttgaatataaaaacaaaaaatatatctcTTTTGTggttggatttttatttttatttttctcatcaCCAGTTTCTGTGTCTGCTCAATTTTCTTCAGCTTGCACATTGACCGTATCGGCTTCTTGTTTTTCGTATAAAATTCTCATTTTTgctgtgggttttgagagtttTTCTTCAAAGATATTTTGATGTTATGTAAATTTGGATTCtgaagatattttttttatatagtacGGCCATTATTCTTTTCTTAGTTTACTCAGTATTGTTTTCTACTCCAGCAGTTTTGTTCTTCTGCAACTGCAAATTTTCATGTACGGTTTCAACGCTTGAATTCCCAATTGGTCCTCCTTGTTTCTGctgtttttgaatttcatgtaaaaacccaatttggaattcttcttttttgggttcataTCTAAACTCAATTTGGgttctttaattatatttttgatattttaattcatTAGTTATCATACATCTTTCTTTATTAATCTGTGTATTTTGGGATGTAAAGATCAATAATGCTGTTTCTGCAGTAGTACTCTCATGGCCTCATCTTCTCTGCATCATTGACtggcttctgtttttttttgggggggtcTTTGAGATTCTTCTTTGGGAACTCTGAGCTTTAGGTGGGTATTTTCTTAGTACATTAAAAAAGGTTCCCTTTTATGGAAATGGGATCTGCTTTTTCTCCATATCATcataaataacaacaacaataataaaaataataatagcagcaataataataataatagtaataatagTAACTCATGGCTATAATCTAATTCTCCTGTGAAAAGAAGAACTCATGGAGGTGATGATTTCTTCGAGATAACTTGTCTCATGTACACCACCAATGCCTTCAAcagatgttttctttttctttttcccatgGGTGGTTTGGTTAGTGCAAGCATGTACAGATGAGTAGCTATGATTATGAGTGTTTGTAAAAAGATAagaactttatattttattgcaTAAAGAATGTGtccctttcttttgggttctttctgctcatcatcattttcttctttctattcTTGATGATGCAGGACTGGTTCTGATCTGATCTGATCGAATTCTGACTCGGAAATAAAAATGGAGGGTGACACATTTTCAGGGCTTGGCAATGGTACCCAAATTGATGGCAAGGTTTTGCAGACATTTCAGAAGAGCTTTGTTCAAGTCCAGAAAATCTTGGACCAGAACAGGCTGCTCATAAATGAGATAAATCACAACCATGAGTCTAAGATCCCTGACAACCTCAGCAGAAATGTGGGTCTGATCAGAGAGCTCAACAATAATATCAGGAGGGTGGTTGACCTGTATGCTGATCTTTCAAGTTCCTTCACCAAATCCATGGATACTTCTTCTGAGGGAGACTCCAGTGGTGCTTTGAAATCTGATGCAAAAGCTGGGCACAAGCGGATTAGGCCTGCATAGAGATCATAATTGTCTTCCTGATTCTTTTGCATGGTGGGAAGAAAAGAGATTCACAATTCTGTTGAGAtggtagaaaaaaaaaattgattagatTCTGTAACTCTACTGTATCTGTGAACTATCCCTAGATCTTCACTCACTTTCTCCTTACATTTGTTAGATAATAATTTCCCAGAATTCCTATTTCATTGTAAGTCTGTAACTGTGGATctaattgaaggaaaaaaaaaaggttaagcTTGTTTATGTCATTTcatttctactttttttttttcccgttcCTTTTAATTGCTAATAAAaagttatatataaatatatttcttttgtttattaa
Proteins encoded in this region:
- the LOC18770222 gene encoding protein ELF4-LIKE 3, translating into MEGDTFSGLGNGTQIDGKVLQTFQKSFVQVQKILDQNRLLINEINHNHESKIPDNLSRNVGLIRELNNNIRRVVDLYADLSSSFTKSMDTSSEGDSSGALKSDAKAGHKRIRPA